DNA from Halodesulfovibrio sp.:
CATGGAATTGATAGCAGGGTAATATCAATTGATGCCGCGTAAAGTTTGCTGAGTGTGTCGGCAACGGTGCTGGTCATAACTTCAGTAAGCGGTATCCGTCTACCGCCGCACTCTGCAAGGGTAAGTTTGCCATTTGTAAACATAGAGCAAATGGCGTGGCGCTCGATAATTTCAAAAATACCGTGGAGCATGGCTTCTTCAGGAGAGTTACCGCTCGACAAACCGATTGTAGTAAACGCTGCAAGCATAGGTTGTGTGTAATACGCACTGGATGCTGGAATCCACGATGTAGTGTGTTGTAAGAAATCATACATGGGAATCCACGGTAATTGGCGTTTTTTACTGTGATACACACCCTGATGACTTGTAGGAAATTCTGTTGCGGCAAGTATACTGTTACCTTCGTTTTGAAGTTCCTGACAGCTTGCGATCCGCTCGTAAGGGTGTTTCTTTCCTATAGCGGAGCGTTCTACAGCTTCCATGAGTGCTGCTGTTTGAGCGGCATCTGTGGTGCAGCCTTTCCCCCACGCATTTTGGATAATTGAATTTAGCGGTGTGGCAGCAACAAATACTGGGATATCAAGTCGATCAATGTGGGTTATATTTGGGCAACAGGCGACACCTAGCGCAGGCATATGGGGCGTAATTTTTGCCAGCGTATTACGTGGGTGTCTGGTGCGTATAGTGCCTGTTGTGTACATTTGATTTCTCTATGACCGAGTCGCGATAACATCGCGTGCAATATCTGAAACACGTTTGTTTCGCTGTAACCAATCCCACAGCCCAACTTCATATTCCCATATGTACCCGAAGTACGCAGGGTTCTTTGTAATAATCCAGTCATAGATGGATATGGCAGGTTCCATTTCCGGAACAATGATTCCAGCTTTGTTCGCCCATGCTTCTATATATGTTTGCCACGGTGAACTGCTAAGATGGTGGAGTAGTGCCTCCTGCTCTAATAGCGATGCATATTCACATTGGACAAGACCGTTGCTCAACAACCATTCTGTGCTATGAATTCGTGCTTTCTCTCGTTCAAAAATTGCTGTGCGTATAGTATGTGGACAGGTTGTGCTTGTTTGTTTCGCCCATTCCAGCGTATAAAATGTAGCGTACATTTTTGCTGAAATTTCTGCTAATGCTTCTGGCGAAGTAAATTGCAGAAAGTGATGGATGATTTCTGCCCCGTAGACAATATTACTATTCACAACACATGGGCGTAGATTGAGAGCACAACGACGCCACTTGTGATCTGTAAGGCTTGTAATAACCGTTCCGCATGCTGTGCGTTCTACCAATCTTCCAGTAGCTATTGCATAGCGTATGGCTGTAAGAGTGTCATGCAGCGTTGTTTCCGGTGTTTGTTCAGACAGTGCTGCGTATGCATCTTCTTCATCTGCAATGCGTTCAAAGAATCGCCCAACGCCTTCCATGCCAACCTGCTGAAGCTCCTTAGCTCGTATCGCTCCCATTCCGCCTGCGCCGATGACCCGTATATGAACGCGGAGTGCATCAACAATTTCTTTGTGCCACACACACGAGTCGCCGTTTGTTTTGCAATCAATAAGTACGATGGAGCCGACATCTTCTCGAATATTTCGCCATATATCACCTTGTCCGGCGGGAGGGTGGAATATGAATAAATCAGTATGGGCGGAAAAGCTTTTTTTGATATGCTCTTGCGCTGTAGCTTCACCACAAAATATTACTATTTTCTTTTGCATGGTATTCCTTTTTACAGGTTGATAATGCCCGTGACAGGACTGCATAAGCCATGCCGGAAAATATAAATATTTTCCTACTGTTTTGATTATTGCTTCGAAATAGCAGAAAGAAGTCCCGTTAGCCCGACAATAAGCAAAATAGGGATATAAATTATGCCCCATAGTGGTTGGTAGAAAAAGGCAATAAGAATAGTAATAAGAATGAGTGCCACTTGGATGAAGACAAAGGAAGTGCGCCGTGCCGAAGCCCATGCACTAAATGATTTCCATATAAACATAGCAATCGGAATAATAAGGATTAGTGCCCACCAGTTTACACCGGGGATAACGAGTCGGACTATGAGTGCAAGCGCGACTACGATTATTGCGATAGCACTGATAACTGAACCACGGTTTTGCATAGCGACCTCATCTAAAAAACTTTGATTCGTATTACTCCCAGTGAGACGTTGGTTGTACCGCACTGTCCTTTTCTGGGAGCCAAAGATTGTACCAAGTCACGACACGCGATGGCGTAGTGCAGGGGAGTGGCAAAGGCTTTGTTCTAGGTGTAACGGGAGCATCGTGTGTTGTCTTTAAGGGGTTGCTTGGTACGTTGTAGTGAAAGGTTAACAGTACACATCTTTTACTTTCACTTCGTTGATTAATAGTTAAGCTTCATTATGTTGCGAACAGTATGCATATTATTTCTGAGTAATTGTGAGTAGGGGAGCTAGAGATATTGAATAGTCTGCTTTATTAAGGGGTAATTTTAGCTGATATTGTAGAAGCGCCACCTTTGTGGGCAATAGATAGAATAGAAAACTAGTACTGGAAGAGAGCTGATTGTATAAAAAGATTATAATGCCATAGGGTTTCGAAAACTATCTTATGATTGTTCTTTAATATTAGCATGTTGCTTTTGTTTAATGCTAAGTGTGTTTTTATTTCGTAAAAAATAACACTTGGTTGGCAGTTATTTTGCATTGGAAATTGTATAGCACCGTGTATTCATGCAGCGTTTTCTATTTTGAATACTAGGCTGTGTAATTACATTGTAAATTTTTGTTGCGGTTATTTTTTCTTTCTTACTGCGTTGTCTGTAAAAAATGTGTTTTACCATGTATTTTACTTTGATTTTGAGAAGAAAAAGCTGCCTAGTATTCCTCACATACCAATTGAGAACGCGCCTTAGGATAGTCTATCCGTAAGTATGCGGCGGTGAATAGTCGGTAGAAATTTAGCAATAAGTATAACGGTGTATAGGTAGTTGAAAAACCGACGAGGGTTGATGAATGTTTATTGATCGCAAGCTTGAGTGCCGGATTTTGGCTTGTGCGACAACTTCTACAAAAGGCTTTGTACATATTTTTGATGCTTGGGCGGTTGTAAAAAAAAAGCGCCCAGACATGCAGGAAGATAAATTTTTAGAACATATTAAGAGGCTTTGCGAATTAGAGTATATTGATTGTCCAGAGTGCATGTCTGAGGCTACTGTACGGCAGCAGCTGAGCGTAGCAGATGCAATACAATATACGGTTACCCAAAGTGGGAAAGAGTATTTGCAAGCAATGGTAGATAGTGATTTATTTGAATTTGAGGAAAAGATAGATTGTATTTAGTGCGTATATGTAGCCGGATTGAGAACAACCCATGCGGGGTAATGAGCATGCCGTTAGTTTGTATTTACTGCAAATAAAGTTGGCGGGTAGGCGAAGCAATATAAAGGCTTGCCAACTTTGTTTGCAACCGGAAGTGTCGCACAACTCTTTTGTAATTGCTTGTTGGTTAAACGAATGCAATCTATTTACCTAAAAAGGCGGCATCACATTGATGCCGCCTTTTCTAAGTGCGTATTAGTTACCGGTGGTCTTATTCTTTAATAACGGCTTTAAGACTTGGTGCTGCCTTAAATGTTACTGTTTTTTCACCGTTAACGGTATCAACAGTAAATTCACCCAATCCACCTAGATCAATAGTTTGTCCATTCTTTAGTCCCATAACAATAGCAGCTTTTACGACATCAAATGCGAGGTATGCTTCATATTCGTTAGAAAATTTGTCGCTCATTGCTGTTGTCAGGTTGTTAACGATATTCTGTGTGTATCCGCTGATCGGATCATGCTTAACGCGCTCACGTACTGCTTCAATATCAGGTGCAATAACTTGGCATTCATCAGTTGAGCAGGACATACATACGCCGGGATAATCTTGGTTAGCCATGAATAACTCTCCTTTCTCTACAAATGTTGCATAAGAGTACCATGCTGAATTTGTTTTGGTCTATTTGATTGCGTATAGAATCTTTTGCAAAGCACAGAGCGGAGAATGTCAATTTGAGTTTTGTTCGAAGTGAAAATAGATGGTAACTAATGGTAGTATAAAGGAATTGCGCTTGACCCATACAATCTGTTGCGATAAAAATTCTCTACATTAGCCAACATAGCTCAGTCGGTAGAGCAACTGTTTCGTAATCAGTAGGTCGTCGGTTCAATTCCGATTGTTGGCTCCAGTAAATAAAGGCACTTGCAGATTTTTTCTGTAAGTGCCTTTATTTACGTTTTTAAAAGCTCTTTTTGTTGGGTAGAGCGTGGTAGGATTTTATAAAATAAAAACAACCTCCCCCAGTATGATACCGGAGGAGGTTGTTTCAGAATAACATTATGCCATTTTGTTTATTACTAACTGTCGAGTGTCGAACGGCTTATGATTTCATCTTGTACTTCTTTGCATAATTCAACGAAGAAAGCACAATAGCCCGCGACTCTAACAATGAGATTTCGATAGTCTTCTGGATGTTTTTGAGCTTGGATAAGCGCTTCGTTGTCAAGGTAGTTGAACTGCATTTGCGCGTTACCAAAAATAGAAGATGCCTGTAGCAGGCTTATCAATCCAGCTTCTGCTTCGGGTGTTTCCAGTGTTCCCTTCAGGAATTTGAAGTTGTGCGACATTCCTAAGCTCATGGATTCTACATTGAGCTTCGCAACAGAGTTGATGATGGCTGTAGGACCGTTTTTATCTGCACCTTGGGAAGGACTCATGCCGTCCGAAAGTGGAGAGTTACTTATGCGACCATCTGGAGTAGCAGCAATCATTTCCCCAAGAGGAGTGTTGAATGATTGGGACAGCGTTCCATGAATGAGGTGCGCATACAATGTCTTGTGCTGATTACTTGTTTTTTCTGTAAAGTCGATGATGTCTGCTGCAATCAGGTCTGCGTAGTCAAGGTTGTTACCGTATTTCGGAGCATTGAGGCAGTCCCGCTGTACCTGCTCATAGCCTTGCCAGTTGGCATCAAGAGCTTTTTTGAGTTCCGGTAATGTGTATTTTTTGTCATCGAAAACAAGTTTCTTGATTGCAGCCATACTATCAACATAGGTTCCGAGTCCGGCAAAAATAGTGCCTGGTCCACTGTAGAGTACAGCGCCACCTGCTGTAACGTCTTTACCACTCTGCATACATCCATCGACAAAGAGCGACATATACGGTGTCGGCATAGTGTCGCGGACAAGCTTCTGGTTAATGATAGTGCCCTTAGCCGTCACATCTAAAATATGGGCTATTTGCTTTTTTACTGCTGCATCAAAATCTTTATACGTTTCAAAATGTGAGATGTCTCCAGTATCCAAGCCAACTTTACCGCCGTAAGATTGCAGCACGCCCTGATTCAGAACAAATTCAATAGCGATAGGCCACTGAGTAAAGCCGCCCGCAGTCCATTGATGCACTCGTCCGGATTTTTGTGGCTCAACGCATCCCATCAGGCAGTAGTCGCGGGCATCTTCGTAATCAAACCCTTTTCGGAGCATCATTTTGATATGCGCGTCATCAAAATGGCATGCAGGCATCCCGTTGCCGGACTTAACTACTTCAACTACTTTTTGTAAATATTTTCGCGGTGATTGATTGTGGATTCGGCATGCAAGTGATGGCTGGTACATGCCTACTTTGCCGATGGCATCCATTACGAGGTATGTTAAATCGTTGGTACCATCGCCGCCGTGGCGCTTAACACCACCGACACAAAGGTTGATAAAAGGCATATACCCTGCAAAATATTGTGCTGTTGCGCTAGGGGTGTACCAGATCACTTCAGAGCACTTGAGAATAAAACAGCTCATCAGCTCGAAAGCTTCAGATTCGGTGAGTTGTCCAGAATCCATATCCGCAGCAAAGCAAGGGTATACATACTGATCGAAACGACCAAGCGAAGTGCTGCACTGGTTTTCTTCCAGCAAAAAGAGTGACTGGATAGTCCAGATGGCTTGCAGAGCTTCGTGAAATGTTTTTGGTGGATTAGCAGGAACAGTAGCGTTTACTTTGGCTATTTTTTCCAGTTCTTGTTTACGTGCAGGGTCTTTTTCTTTTTTTGCTAATTCCTTTGCGTAATCAGAAAGGCGATTAGCATAAATGAGGATTCCGTCACAGGTCTCAATAGCGGCTTCGTAGTGATGCTTTTTTTCAATTTCCTCAGCAGATAGGTCAGTGCGTTGACCCAATGCATCAAGATGTGCTTTTGCTTCAGCTCGTACGCCATTAATGCCTTTGGAAAACAGAATAATGTCATACCCTGGACTTGTGTCACCTCCACCACTTGTATGGTGGTAGGTTAAATCACTTACACAGGCTTCAGCAGAAAATTCCCAAATTCTTTCTTTCCTGAAAAGCTTTTCACATGCTTCGTCAATAGATCGTCCCTCCCAGAATGGGAACAACTCTTCGCGCATGATCTTTTTATCTTCTTCGCTAATTTCATATGGGTCTTGGGCGCGGGTGCTGATAGTGTCCAGTTCATCTCGAACCCATTTCCATGCTGTGTCAGGAGAGAACGCACCAGCGCGTGGCTTGCCGCATGGATGCCCGATAATGAGTTCTCCATCTTGGATGAGCATCGGCGCAGTTTCACAAGCCCGCTTAAAACCTTTAGCGCGGCGAATATTATTAGGCAGGTCAGGGTG
Protein-coding regions in this window:
- a CDS encoding YcaO-like family protein, with protein sequence MYTTGTIRTRHPRNTLAKITPHMPALGVACCPNITHIDRLDIPVFVAATPLNSIIQNAWGKGCTTDAAQTAALMEAVERSAIGKKHPYERIASCQELQNEGNSILAATEFPTSHQGVYHSKKRQLPWIPMYDFLQHTTSWIPASSAYYTQPMLAAFTTIGLSSGNSPEEAMLHGIFEIIERHAICSMFTNGKLTLAECGGRRIPLTEVMTSTVADTLSKLYAASIDITLLSIPCPVESISVYWTVLYDAKTPHPHIAVSMGYGAHTSPEVAILRAITAAAQSRVRFLHGSNENMVKDVASPPSQKAIDASMRYFKTIPEGTAVGSIPQHRVMNITDELAAVFKDIRNAGFPSVLSMEIPQELPDISIRKTLIPGTSVNPF
- a CDS encoding TfuA-like protein, which codes for MQKKIVIFCGEATAQEHIKKSFSAHTDLFIFHPPAGQGDIWRNIREDVGSIVLIDCKTNGDSCVWHKEIVDALRVHIRVIGAGGMGAIRAKELQQVGMEGVGRFFERIADEEDAYAALSEQTPETTLHDTLTAIRYAIATGRLVERTACGTVITSLTDHKWRRCALNLRPCVVNSNIVYGAEIIHHFLQFTSPEALAEISAKMYATFYTLEWAKQTSTTCPHTIRTAIFEREKARIHSTEWLLSNGLVQCEYASLLEQEALLHHLSSSPWQTYIEAWANKAGIIVPEMEPAISIYDWIITKNPAYFGYIWEYEVGLWDWLQRNKRVSDIARDVIATRS
- the cutC gene encoding choline trimethylamine-lyase encodes the protein MTCTCDTNEFQASSDNTAQLPIRIQRLKDAYLKVKPSITIGRALAYTEVTKEHPDLPNNIRRAKGFKRACETAPMLIQDGELIIGHPCGKPRAGAFSPDTAWKWVRDELDTISTRAQDPYEISEEDKKIMREELFPFWEGRSIDEACEKLFRKERIWEFSAEACVSDLTYHHTSGGGDTSPGYDIILFSKGINGVRAEAKAHLDALGQRTDLSAEEIEKKHHYEAAIETCDGILIYANRLSDYAKELAKKEKDPARKQELEKIAKVNATVPANPPKTFHEALQAIWTIQSLFLLEENQCSTSLGRFDQYVYPCFAADMDSGQLTESEAFELMSCFILKCSEVIWYTPSATAQYFAGYMPFINLCVGGVKRHGGDGTNDLTYLVMDAIGKVGMYQPSLACRIHNQSPRKYLQKVVEVVKSGNGMPACHFDDAHIKMMLRKGFDYEDARDYCLMGCVEPQKSGRVHQWTAGGFTQWPIAIEFVLNQGVLQSYGGKVGLDTGDISHFETYKDFDAAVKKQIAHILDVTAKGTIINQKLVRDTMPTPYMSLFVDGCMQSGKDVTAGGAVLYSGPGTIFAGLGTYVDSMAAIKKLVFDDKKYTLPELKKALDANWQGYEQVQRDCLNAPKYGNNLDYADLIAADIIDFTEKTSNQHKTLYAHLIHGTLSQSFNTPLGEMIAATPDGRISNSPLSDGMSPSQGADKNGPTAIINSVAKLNVESMSLGMSHNFKFLKGTLETPEAEAGLISLLQASSIFGNAQMQFNYLDNEALIQAQKHPEDYRNLIVRVAGYCAFFVELCKEVQDEIISRSTLDS